In Mucilaginibacter sp. KACC 22063, the genomic stretch CATCGCAAAGGCGCATTGGATTCATCTTCAACCAATCTGACGAAGAACGTTTCCGTTATTTTTCGAAACTGAACCCGGCCTTTGTTCAGCGTGTTCCCCAATACATGCTGGCAAGTTATCTTGGTTTTACGCCGCAGTTTATGAGCAGGCTAAGGGCCAAAAAAGTATAATTTCTTAAACTCAGTTCATTTTTTTGAAGGCGCTTGTATGGCACCTTTGTGTTAACAAAACAATAAAAAAATGAGCAGAATTAAAATTGACCAGGTAGAGCCGGCTGCATACAAAGCTATGTATGCTTTAGAAAATTATTTAAAAACCACCGGCATTGATCCCAGGCATAAAGAGCTGATAAAAATAAGGGCATCGCAGATTAATGGCTGTGCATTTTGTATTGATATGCACACTAAAGATGCCCGTAAGCTTGGTGAAACAGAGCAGCGCATTTACGCATTAAATGCCTGGCGCGAAACACCTTTTTTCGACGAGCAAGAACGCGCTTTACTGGCGCTTACAGAAGCAGTGACCCTGATCAGCAGCAATCATGTGCCGGACGAAGTGTGGAACAAAGCTGCCGCCGTTTTTGACGAAGTTTATCTTTCGCAAATGATAATGGCAATAGCAACGATAAATGCATGGAACCGGATAGCCATCAGCACCCGTATGGAACCAGCATTGTAATCGTTAACGCAAGCAAATAACAAAGCCGTATTGCGTCCAATACGGCTTTGTTATATTAAGCCTTCTCGCCAGGTGGCGGAGGTGTTGTTGTGTTTTTCTTTTTGAAAAGCTTA encodes the following:
- a CDS encoding carboxymuconolactone decarboxylase family protein, with translation MSRIKIDQVEPAAYKAMYALENYLKTTGIDPRHKELIKIRASQINGCAFCIDMHTKDARKLGETEQRIYALNAWRETPFFDEQERALLALTEAVTLISSNHVPDEVWNKAAAVFDEVYLSQMIMAIATINAWNRIAISTRMEPAL